The Fusarium musae strain F31 chromosome 12, whole genome shotgun sequence genome window below encodes:
- a CDS encoding hypothetical protein (antiSMASH:Cluster_12.1), with protein MDSKSYQSPELLLDDLPADTLGKGLPALTVKSGIDRLLEHDIKPERNLGSFVSTGLNDIGESLLLENYQRNLACQNEYAGVRK; from the exons ATGGACTCAAAAAGTTATCAGAGTCCTGAACTACTCTTGGACGACCTTCCAGCAGATACTCTTGGCAAGGGGCTGCCAGCGTTGACCGTCAAGTCGGGCATTGATCGTTTGCTTGAGCATGATATCAAACCCGAACGGAATCTTGGAAG TTTTGTATCTACTGGTCTAAACGATATCGGGGAGAGTCTTCTTTTGGAGAATTATCAGAGAAACCTCGCTTGCCAAAACGAGTATGCTGGTGTTCGAAAGTAA